AGCAGGAACATGATGTCCCCGGGCGGGCGCTGGATGCGCCGGTAGTTCTCCTCCTCCAGGAAGTAATTCCTCAGGGGGGGCACGTTGGAcagggcctgggggcacagcagggggGCTtcagccctgggacccccacGGGAGGGGAGccgggggggtttggggaatcccagaaaaggcagagctggaaagggacGGAGCTGGGGATGAGCCCCGGCAGCCCCACGGCGGGGACCCTGCGTGTGACCGGGCTGTCACCTGGAGCACGGCGTTGGCGTAGTCGTTGGCCTTGATGTTGTTGAGCCCCACGATGCCGGGCAGGTACGTGGTGCCGTCGTAGGCCCGCGACAGCTTGGCCTGCTTGTCCAGGTGGGCGATGTGCTGGGCCGTGAACGTGGGCTTCAGCACGTACTGCGGGGGCACACGGAGCCCTCAGAGACGGGGAGACCCTCACCCGAACCCCTCGGGCCCCACCCCAACGCCCCGTCTCGGGCGCGCCCCGGGCCGCACCGTGATGTCCTCGAGGGAGGAGTCGATGATCTCGTAGTTGTCGGGCAGGCAGTAGAACTTGAGCGTGTGCAGGTTGAGGAACACGTGGTGGCTCAGCTGCACGCTGTGGATGTAGGCGTGCGACTTCAGCCCGCGGCctgaggggacacgggcacCGCCATGGCACCGGGCACAGCACCGGGCACCGGGGATGGCACCGGGGTGTCCCCGGtggtgtccccgctgtccctgctgtccccagcagccgcAGAGAGTTTGTCCCTCACCCTGGAAGTATTTCCCACAGACGAGGCAGGCGTAGACGTTGATGTGGGAcagggagatggagcagagctTCTCGAAGTCGAAGTCCAGCACGCTCCTGGGGGGACAGCGCCGtcagggggctggggggccgCGGGGGCTCCCCAAAGCAGCCCCGGCACCCACTTGTTGATGGTGTCCAGGTAGGGGCAGTGCCGGCTGCGCTGGTCCTCGGGGTCGAAGCGCCCATAACGCactggggaggaagggagggtgTGAAAAGGGGGGCGCAGGACCCCGAAAACGTGAGGATGatcccccccaaactcccctcTGTGACATttccctggggctgagctccagatccccccagtgcctccaaaccctgcccagagctgagctcaggaCCAGCGACCGTGGTGACCTCCGGTCCCAGAAccccccacagacaccccacTGCCATCCCAGAGCGCCCCCAGACACCCGCAATGTCCCCTCAcaccccgtgtcccctcagccctCCGGTCCCACCCGTTCGCCCCGGTCCCCACCGGCGGGCTCGGGCTCAGGGTCGGAGTCTCCATCCGGCTCCCGCTCCCTCTTCACCCGCACGGGCGCGGCGGGCCCGGCAATACCGGAGCCCCCCCAGACGCTgctcccggtgccggtgccggtgcccggtTCTCGCTTGACGCGCGCGAGATCCACCGGCAGCGCctccgccgcctcccgccgcgCGCGCTCCCGCTCCGAGTCCCGCCGGCCCCGCGAGCGCTCTCCGTCGGCGTCGCGGCGGCTGCGGGAGGAGGCGCGGGCGGTGCTGGCCCCGCGCTGCTCCCGGGGCTCCCGGGACTCCCGGTCCCGCCGCCCGCGGCTCGACATGGCGCCGCCGCTGTGCGCTGTGCGCATGCGCGGCGCGGGGTAAAAACGTCAGCTGTGCGCCGAGCACGCGCGGCCGCCGCTCCGGGAAGAGGCGGTACCGCGCCTGCGCGCTgcggcgccccctggcggccgcGGCCGGGCCCGCGGGGCTCTTAAAGGCGCCGCGCCCCGGTACCGAGCCCGCCGCCGGTACGGGCATGGAGGCGGCGCCCGCCACAGCGGCGGCcccgggctggcgctgccggcCGGGGGGACGGCTGGACATGAGCCACGGCTTCGTGCGTCACATCCGCCGCAACCAGCTCGCCAGGTACCGGCACCGGCGCGGCCCTCCCGGGGCCCCCATCCCCGGTGCTCCCGGTTCCCCTCACCCGCTAACCCCGCTGTCCCGCCGGTGCCAGGGACGCGTACGACCGTGCGGTGCGGCAGGCGCGGGGCCGAGCGCGGACGAGGCTGACACcgggcccggcgcggccccggcggcccGACCAGCAGGTGTACCGGCCGCACCGGGGCGGTGAGCGGGGATCGGGAACCGGGGGGACCGGGGGGGAACGGGGGCCCGACCAGCAGGTGTACCGGCCGCACCGGGGCGGTGAGCGGGGATCGGGAACCGGGGGGACCGGGGGGGAACGGGGGCCCGACCAGCAGGTGTACCGGCCGCACCGGGGCGGTGAGCGGGGATCGGGAACCGGGGGGACCGGGGGGGAACGGGGGCCCGACCAGCAGGTGTACCGGCCGCACCGGGGCGGTGAGCGGGGATCGGGGATACCGGGGGGACCGGGGGGACCGAGTGAACCGGGGGAAACCGGGGGGGACCGGAGGAACCGGGGGGACcgagggtggggatggggaccccGGGGATTGGGGGTTCCCGGGGTTTGGAGCCCCGGCGGTGCCGGTGTCCCCGCTGaggcggtgccggtgccgcaGGCGGGCCCGGGGGCGATGCCAGCGCGGGTTCCCCCGCCGAGGGCAGCGGGGCCGCCCCGGAACCGGCGCGGGGGCCGCGGCTCTTCTGCCTCGAGTACGAGGGGGACGACGGGCGGGTGACGGCCGTGATCGTGCACCAGGTGCGGCACCGGGGACGGGACCGGGGACGGGGAGCGGGGGGTGCCGGGATGGGGGTGCCCATGGCACAGCGGGGGTGCCCCACGGGGATCCCTGCAACAGTGGGGTCACCCCGTGGGCTCCCCGGAGCCGGGCAGGCTCCTTTACCGGGTGGCACGGGCGGCACGGGCGACACGGGTGGCACGGGTGGCACGGGTGACACGGGTGGCACGGCTGGCACGGGTGACACGGCTGGCACGGCTGGCACGAGTGGCACGGGTGGCACGGCTGACACGGGTGGCACGGGCGGCACGGGTGGCACGGGCGGCACGGGTGGCACGGGTGACACGGGTGGCAcgggtgacacaggtgacatgGGTGACATGGGGGACGCGGGTGGCACGGGTGACACGGGTGACACGGGTTGCATGGGAGGCACGGGTGGCACGGGTGACACGGGTGACACGGGTGGCACGGGTGGCACGGGTGACACGGGTGACACGGTGCCGCCCGCAGGGGGACAGCGCGGAGGAGGTGACGCGGCGCGTGTGTGCCCACAGCCCCCTGGAGCCCCCCCTGCGCAGGGCCCTGTGCCAGCGCGTGCAGGACGAGCTCAGCAAGCGCCGGGGCACGGGGTGACGCCGCGGGCACGGCCCCGGGCACTGCCGCCCTCCCCCGGGCCCTGTGCCGCCCCCCGGGACCGCCGCTGTCCCCCGGTGTCAATAAAGGTGCTGCGAGGCTCCGTGTCCTTCGCTGCtcggggaaactgaggcacggcggggggtgtggggggggggggtgacgCGGCCCCTGGGTCCCCGAGTGTCACCTTGCCACCCGTGCCCTGCAGCGGCCCAGGAGGGGTGGCCCCTGCAGTGACACCGGCTGCCAGGCCTCTCCCAGGTGCCACCGTGTCCCCTGCTCAGGTGCCATCGTGTCCCCAGGGCCCCCTCTGCgtcccctcctgtgcccagcccaggttggtggcactggggcccaggccaggtgtgcccagggtgTGCCCAGGGGGGGTTCTGTGGGTTGTGGGGTTTATTTGTTATTTCAGGGCCGTTTGTTGTTGTGGGGTCACCCTGGAGCTCACCCCATGCTCTGTTTCTGTAGGATATCttggtatttatttattgtggGGCCATCCCAAAGCAGATCCTGGTGTTTATTTATTGTGGGGCCATCCCAAAGCAGATCCTGGTGTTCATTTGTTGTGATCCCAGAGCAGATCCTGGTGTTTATTTATTGTGATCCCAGAGCAGATCCTGGTGTTCGTTCGTTGCAGGGTCTCCCCGAGGTCCACGCTCCAGGTTTGGGATCTCGCTCTCCCCACAGAGCTCCCGTGCTCGCTGTGCTGTTTCCCTCGCGTGGGGCTGCCTGGGTTTTTGGTGTGGGGTCTCCTCAGAGCAGATTTTGCAGTTCACTGGCTGTGGGGTCTCCCGGAGGATGTCCCGCTGGTTTGTTAGCGTCACTGCAGGGCGACAGCGttgtccctgcaggtgtccccagcGCCCGGGTGTTTCTCTGTCATTTATTCCTTGTCCATCGCGGCCCCTCTGCCCTCAGAGGGTGCCCGCGGTGCTGGGGGGGTGCTGGGTGCCGCCCTGcgggctggggacagtgctggTGACAGCCCCGGGGGACGCCCGCGCCAGGGCCAGCGCCAGGGCCAGCGCCAGGacgaagaggaggaggaggccgaGGCCGAGGGCCACCAGGTGCCACCGCCGGCGTCTCCTGCGCTGGCGCCGCGTCACCGTGCGCGTGGTGCGGGTGAAGGCCTCGCtctgggggacacggggacagtgccaggggctggggggacagcaggggacagacagacaccctcgcagcccctctgcagccctggagcctcTCCTACCCAGGCTggctgtccccagagtgtcccccagctctgggtgtccccagagtgtccccagcccctgtgtggCCCCAGAGACTCCCCAAGCCCTGGGTTTCCCCcagctctctgtgtccccatgtcccaagctctgtgctcccacagtgtccccaagctctgagtgtccccacagtgtccccaagccTTGTATgcccccacagtgtccccagccctgtgcgtcccccccgtgtcccacCGCCTGTCGCAGGTGCTGTGCCCGCCTCTGCCCGgctccaggtgtccccccagtgccacccccctGTCCCCGgctgtcccccccgtgtcccacCGCCTGTCGCAGGTCCTGGGCCcggctctgcagctgctccaggtgtcCCTCCCGCTCCAGCGCCTTGGCCACGTTCTGTCGCATCAGCTCCGCCACCTCCTCGGCCTCGCGCTGGCACCGCTCCAGCCCcgcctggggacacggggacagtgtggggacacggggggacacggcgggacacggggacagcacCGGGGACGTGGGCgccagggggacacggggacacgggcaGGGACAATGGCACCGCGAGGGGGACACGGGCAGGGACAATGGCACCGCGAGGGCGACGCGCACGGAGCTCGGGGACAGGAAACCGTGGGGACGGGGCCACCGGAGCACGGGGACTGgagagggacacggggacaccgggaccACGGGGGACACGCGGGGACACGGAATGTCCCGCGCGGGCCACCTCCCACCGCCCCGGGGACCGCGTCCCTCCCTTCGGCACGGAGAGACCGAccccggcaccggcaccggggcATCCGAGCCCGGCGGCTCCCGGGGCCCCGAGCCCGCCCTGCCCCGAGCAAAGCGAAAGCGAAAGCGGCGGCCGGGACTCACCATGGTCCCGGTTCCGCGGGCCGGGCTCGGTGCCGGTACCGGTGCGCCCGTTCCTGTACCCGTCCAGCCTCGGGCCCCagcggccgcccccgccgggAGGGACCGGGACCGCCCCCCCGCCACCCTCGAGTGGCCGCAGAGCGGGACAGCCCGGCCACAACCCGGGACAGCCCGGACACGGTGCGGGGACAGCCCGGCCACAACCCGGGACAGCCCGGACACGGTGCGGGGACAGCCCGGCCACAACCCGGGACAGCCCGGACACAACACGGGACAGCCCGAACACAACACGGGACAGCCCGGCCACAGTGCGGGGACAGCCCGGACACAACACGGACGGGGCTCCTCGGGACCCCCACTCCCCCCtacccatgtccccatgtccccgctgtccctgcagcccccctgtccccatgtcccccctgtccccaggaccCCCGGACTCGTGTCCTTGGCACTGCCGTGTCCCCAGGAAAGGGACCCCACCCGTGTCGGTGTCCCCCAGTCCCTGCAGATGTGGGGCCACGCCAGGACCCCATATCCGAGtccctggggacccccccgtgtccctgtccctgtccctcccctcctcccccctccccGGCCTCcgagggtggcagtgccaccacagTGTCCTTTGTCCCTCGGTGCCTGGCACGGCCCCCGGCGCCCTGGCACGGCACCCaccccccccccacacacacatcCCTTCATGCCAGTGTCCCCACACGTGTCCCCTCCCTCGTGTCCCCACATCCCCGGGGCCTGTGTCCCCCATattcctgtgtccccatgccTGTGTCCCCCCGTGTGTCCACATGCCCATCTCaccagctgtgtccccatgtttccccccatgtccccatgtgtccccaCCATGTACtccatgtccccctgtgtccccccacgTGCCCCCATGATCTCCCATgtgcccccgtgtccccaaccccacacacacacacacaagtccCTCTGGCTCTCCCCTGTCTGTATTTGTGCCCTGTGGTGGCCATGTCCCCGTGGGGACGGTGGCTTTAGGTGGGGATGGTGCCGGTGGCCAGGAGGATGATGAGGACGAGGACGAT
The Ammospiza caudacuta isolate bAmmCau1 chromosome 26, bAmmCau1.pri, whole genome shotgun sequence genome window above contains:
- the USP39 gene encoding U4/U6.U5 tri-snRNP-associated protein 2, encoding MSSRGRRDRESREPREQRGASTARASSRSRRDADGERSRGRRDSERERARREAAEALPVDLARVKREPGTGTGTGSSVWGGSGIAGPAAPVRVKREREPDGDSDPEPEPAVRYGRFDPEDQRSRHCPYLDTINKSVLDFDFEKLCSISLSHINVYACLVCGKYFQGRGLKSHAYIHSVQLSHHVFLNLHTLKFYCLPDNYEIIDSSLEDITYVLKPTFTAQHIAHLDKQAKLSRAYDGTTYLPGIVGLNNIKANDYANAVLQALSNVPPLRNYFLEEENYRRIQRPPGDIMFLLVQRFGELMRKLWNPRNFKAHVSPHEMLQAVVLCSKKNFQITKQGDGVEFLSWFLNALHAALGGTKRKKKTIVTDVFQGSMRIFTKKLPHPDLPAEEKAQLLQNSEYQERMVESTFLYLTLDLPTAPLYKDEKEQLIIPQVPLFSILAKFNGSTEKEYKTYKENFLKRFQLTRLPPYLIFCIKRFTKNNFFVEKNPTIVNFPITNVDLREYLSEEVQAAHSHTTYDLIANIVHDGKPSEGSYRIHVLHHGTGKWYELQDLQVTDILPQMITLSEAYIQIWKRREEDETNQQQGA
- the C26H2orf68 gene encoding UPF0561 protein C2orf68 homolog — translated: MEAAPATAAAPGWRCRPGGRLDMSHGFVRHIRRNQLARDAYDRAVRQARGRARTRLTPGPARPRRPDQQVYRPHRGGGPGGDASAGSPAEGSGAAPEPARGPRLFCLEYEGDDGRVTAVIVHQGDSAEEVTRRVCAHSPLEPPLRRALCQRVQDELSKRRGTG
- the LOC131568319 gene encoding vesicle-associated membrane protein 5-like; the protein is MAGLERCQREAEEVAELMRQNVAKALEREGHLEQLQSRAQDLRQASEAFTRTTRTVTRRQRRRRRRWHLVALGLGLLLLFVLALALALALARASPGAVTSTVPSPQGGTQHPPSTAGTL